From a region of the Candidatus Brocadia sp. genome:
- the rpoC gene encoding DNA-directed RNA polymerase subunit beta', which translates to MADIMYDKINEYSSVKVSLASPEDIRSWSYGEVKKPETINYRTYRAEKDGLFCERIFGPERNWECFCGKYKGIKHKGIICDRCGVKITHSRVRRKRMGHINLAAPIVHIWFFKAMPSRLGTLLGMKTTSLERIIYFQDYVVIDQGTTPLSEYQMLSEEEFKANKEKYGEQSFKAGMGAEAIRTLLQKLDLVALSKELREELNQTKSKQRAKEIIKRLEIVEAFRDSGNKPEWMVLSVVPVIPPDLRPLVLLESGNFATSDLNDLYRRIINRNNRLKKLIDLNAPEVIIRNEKRMLQQAVDALFDNTRGKRPVLGSNNRPLKSLTDMIKGKQGRFRENLLGKRVDYSARSVIVVGPELKLHQCGLPKKIALELFQPFIIRRLKELGLADTIKSAKKMLGRKDNEVWDILEEVVKRHPVLLNRAPTLHRMGIQAFEPILVEGNAIKLHPLVCRGFNADFDGDQMAVHLPLSIEAQVEAVTLMLSTNNIFSPASGEPIITPTQDIVLGCSYLTTILQDVSEEKPKRFSDANEVIYALALKRVHLHAKIEVRIKQTKVIKDKLGTEEPKNGLCKTTAGRVVFNNILPDGMPFYNYTLDLKGISRIIQDCYKLLGREKTIDLLDDIKEIGFKECTKAGLSFAVTDIKMPAKKQEIIDKTQEEIEKIQKLYRKGIITEGERYNQIIDTWTYAGERVAEEMLNELKNDVRGGKPYLNPVFLMSSSGARGSSQQLRQLAGMRGLMAKPSGKIIEAPIKANFREGLGVLEYFSSTHGARKGLADTALKTADSGYLTRKLADVAQNVVITGDDCGTASGVTKSVVYRGEKVEVPLSKLITGRVARNNIVDLVKDEVIVRENDLITDEKAKKIEALGYEKIKVRSPLTCEMPLGLCKKCYGMDLSRGQQVEEGMAVGIIAAQSIGEPGTQLTMKTFHIGGTATRSVEESEIKAKRGGSVKYNNLKVVKNPQGKNVAINANGEILLIDSKGRQIDKHTIVLGAEVLVHENDAVVAHQVLSRWDPHMIPILTEMSGKIRFEDIVIGKTMRQEADISTGVKRKVIMEHKGDLHPQIIIEDETGKILGLYPIPEKAHVEVEEGDVVTAGTLLAKTPREISRTEDITGGLPRVAEIFEARKPKDPAVMSEIDGMVEVGEKRRGKRTILVKSETGMEIEHLVPRGKHLKIHRGDRIKAGSPLVEGPLILQDILRISGEEELQTYMLKEVQNVYRSQNVPIDDKHVEIIIAQMLRKVKVDDVGDTSFLPGQIVDKFRFKSENKKIIEKGGKPATAKPLLMGITKASLQSDSFISAASFQETTKVLTRAALEGKIDGLVGLKENVILGHLVPAGTGYKSYCSLSAMPVEMPASEGLESDKDNEVVMSTK; encoded by the coding sequence ATGGCTGATATAATGTACGATAAGATAAATGAATATAGTTCGGTGAAGGTATCACTTGCGTCCCCGGAGGACATCAGAAGCTGGTCCTACGGAGAGGTTAAAAAACCAGAAACGATTAATTATCGTACTTATCGGGCAGAGAAAGATGGACTTTTTTGCGAACGCATTTTCGGTCCAGAACGGAATTGGGAGTGTTTTTGTGGTAAATATAAAGGAATAAAACATAAGGGAATAATCTGCGATCGCTGCGGTGTTAAGATTACCCACTCCCGTGTGAGAAGAAAGCGCATGGGGCACATTAATTTGGCTGCACCGATTGTGCATATCTGGTTCTTTAAGGCAATGCCCTCCCGTTTAGGCACTCTCCTCGGAATGAAAACTACATCCCTGGAAAGAATTATCTATTTTCAGGACTATGTGGTAATCGATCAGGGAACTACACCATTGAGCGAATACCAGATGTTGAGTGAGGAGGAATTCAAGGCAAACAAAGAGAAATATGGAGAGCAGTCATTTAAGGCAGGAATGGGTGCAGAAGCGATACGCACCTTATTGCAAAAGCTTGATCTGGTAGCGCTTTCAAAAGAACTGCGTGAAGAACTCAATCAAACTAAGTCAAAGCAGCGTGCGAAGGAAATAATTAAGAGATTGGAAATTGTTGAAGCATTTCGAGATTCAGGAAACAAACCAGAATGGATGGTTCTGAGTGTTGTTCCGGTTATTCCTCCTGATCTTAGGCCACTGGTATTATTGGAAAGTGGGAATTTTGCCACGTCAGACTTAAACGATCTATACAGAAGGATTATTAATAGAAATAACCGTTTAAAGAAGTTGATTGACCTAAATGCCCCTGAAGTAATTATAAGAAACGAAAAGAGGATGTTGCAGCAGGCGGTGGATGCCCTCTTTGATAATACCAGAGGCAAACGTCCTGTCCTCGGGAGCAATAATAGACCTTTAAAATCGTTAACCGACATGATAAAGGGAAAACAGGGCCGTTTTCGTGAAAACTTGCTTGGAAAAAGGGTTGATTACTCGGCGCGTTCGGTAATTGTTGTTGGCCCAGAGTTAAAGTTGCATCAATGCGGTTTACCAAAGAAAATAGCCTTGGAATTATTTCAACCATTCATCATACGGAGATTGAAAGAGTTGGGTCTGGCAGACACGATCAAAAGTGCAAAGAAGATGTTGGGCCGTAAAGATAACGAAGTATGGGATATCCTTGAAGAGGTAGTGAAGAGACATCCGGTATTGCTTAACCGGGCGCCAACGCTGCACAGGATGGGTATACAGGCTTTTGAACCAATCCTCGTAGAGGGCAATGCAATTAAGCTGCACCCGTTGGTATGCCGTGGTTTCAATGCGGATTTTGATGGTGATCAAATGGCCGTTCATTTACCACTTTCCATTGAAGCTCAGGTTGAAGCAGTTACTTTGATGTTATCGACCAACAACATCTTTTCCCCTGCTTCTGGCGAACCTATAATAACTCCGACGCAGGATATCGTCCTTGGCTGCTCTTATCTTACCACGATCTTGCAGGACGTTTCAGAAGAAAAGCCTAAAAGGTTCAGTGATGCAAATGAGGTTATCTATGCGTTAGCGTTGAAAAGGGTGCATTTGCATGCAAAGATTGAAGTAAGGATAAAACAGACAAAAGTTATTAAAGATAAACTTGGAACTGAAGAACCGAAAAATGGTCTATGTAAAACAACGGCTGGGCGCGTGGTATTTAATAATATATTGCCTGACGGAATGCCATTTTATAATTATACGCTCGATTTGAAAGGTATCAGCCGGATTATTCAGGATTGTTATAAATTACTAGGACGCGAAAAAACCATTGATTTGCTTGATGACATTAAGGAAATCGGTTTTAAGGAGTGCACAAAAGCGGGTCTCTCATTTGCGGTAACCGATATAAAAATGCCAGCGAAGAAGCAGGAGATTATCGATAAGACTCAGGAAGAAATTGAAAAAATACAGAAGTTGTACCGGAAGGGTATCATAACAGAAGGAGAGAGATATAATCAGATTATTGACACATGGACATATGCTGGAGAAAGAGTTGCTGAAGAGATGCTTAATGAACTGAAAAACGATGTGAGGGGAGGGAAACCATATCTCAACCCGGTATTTCTTATGTCGTCTTCCGGTGCAAGAGGCAGTTCGCAGCAGTTACGGCAGTTAGCCGGAATGCGTGGACTGATGGCAAAACCTTCAGGCAAAATTATTGAAGCCCCTATAAAGGCTAATTTCAGAGAAGGGCTAGGAGTGTTGGAATATTTTAGCTCAACTCATGGTGCAAGAAAGGGATTGGCAGATACAGCACTTAAGACCGCAGATTCTGGTTACTTGACGAGAAAATTGGCGGATGTCGCTCAAAATGTTGTGATAACTGGTGATGATTGTGGCACTGCCAGCGGTGTTACGAAGAGTGTGGTTTACCGCGGAGAAAAGGTGGAGGTGCCGCTCAGTAAGCTGATAACGGGGCGTGTTGCAAGGAATAATATTGTAGACTTGGTAAAAGATGAAGTAATTGTGAGAGAAAATGACTTAATTACCGACGAAAAGGCAAAGAAGATTGAAGCCTTGGGATATGAGAAGATTAAAGTTCGCTCTCCATTGACCTGTGAAATGCCCTTGGGCCTGTGCAAGAAATGTTATGGAATGGATTTGTCCAGGGGACAACAGGTGGAAGAAGGTATGGCAGTTGGGATTATTGCGGCGCAATCAATTGGAGAACCAGGTACACAGCTAACGATGAAAACATTCCACATTGGTGGAACGGCAACACGTTCTGTGGAAGAATCTGAAATAAAGGCAAAACGTGGTGGAAGTGTAAAGTATAATAATTTAAAGGTTGTGAAAAACCCACAAGGGAAAAATGTCGCTATTAATGCAAACGGAGAAATTTTACTCATTGATTCCAAGGGCAGACAAATTGATAAACATACCATAGTTCTTGGTGCGGAAGTATTGGTTCACGAAAATGACGCGGTAGTTGCTCATCAGGTGCTATCGAGGTGGGACCCTCATATGATTCCCATATTGACCGAAATGTCCGGTAAGATTCGTTTTGAGGATATTGTAATTGGCAAGACGATGAGACAGGAAGCCGACATTTCTACCGGGGTGAAACGGAAAGTGATTATGGAGCATAAAGGAGACTTGCACCCACAGATCATCATTGAAGACGAGACAGGAAAAATACTTGGTCTCTATCCAATTCCGGAAAAGGCGCATGTTGAGGTAGAAGAAGGGGACGTGGTGACTGCTGGTACCTTACTCGCCAAAACGCCAAGAGAAATTTCAAGAACTGAAGATATCACAGGCGGTTTGCCGAGAGTTGCTGAAATATTTGAGGCAAGAAAACCGAAGGATCCTGCAGTAATGAGCGAAATCGATGGTATGGTGGAAGTTGGCGAAAAGCGGAGAGGAAAGCGAACGATATTGGTTAAGAGTGAAACGGGGATGGAGATAGAACATCTTGTGCCAAGAGGAAAGCATTTGAAAATCCATCGAGGAGATCGCATTAAAGCCGGCAGTCCGCTGGTGGAAGGTCCGCTTATTTTGCAGGACATTTTACGAATAAGTGGTGAGGAAGAGTTACAAACCTACATGTTGAAAGAAGTTCAAAATGTCTATCGTTCACAGAATGTACCCATAGATGACAAACATGTTGAGATTATTATTGCGCAAATGCTCAGGAAGGTAAAAGTGGATGATGTTGGCGATACAAGTTTTTTGCCAGGGCAAATTGTCGACAAATTCAGATTCAAATCTGAGAATAAAAAAATCATAGAGAAAGGCGGAAAACCAGCTACGGCAAAACCCTTATTAATGGGTATAACGAAGGCGTCATTACAATCTGACAGTTTTATATCGGCAGCTTCGTTTCAGGAAACAACAAAAGTTTTAACAAGGGCTGCGCTTGAAGGTAAGATTGACGGCTTGGTTGGGCTAAAAGAAAATGTGATCCTTGGGCATCTTGTGCCGGCAGGGACAGGTTATAAATCGTATTGCTCACTTTCTGCGATGCCGGTGGAGATGCCTGCTTCTGAAGGATTGGAAAGTGATAAAGATAACGAAGTTGTTATGTCAACTAAGTAG
- the rpsL gene encoding 30S ribosomal protein S12: MPTINQLIRKGRKKTQNRSKSPDLQKCSHKKGVCLQVMTRTPKKPNSALRKVARVRLSNGREITAYIPGEGHNLQEHSIVLVRGGRVRDLPGVKYHIIRGTLDCAGVDGRRRSRSKYGTKTPK, from the coding sequence ATGCCAACAATTAATCAATTAATCAGAAAAGGTAGGAAGAAGACACAAAATAGAAGCAAGAGCCCTGACTTGCAGAAATGCTCTCATAAAAAGGGCGTCTGTCTTCAAGTGATGACGAGAACACCAAAAAAACCTAATTCTGCGTTACGAAAAGTAGCGAGGGTCAGACTGTCGAACGGAAGGGAAATAACCGCGTATATTCCTGGTGAGGGACATAATTTGCAGGAACATTCTATTGTGCTGGTAAGGGGAGGACGAGTCCGCGATCTTCCCGGTGTTAAGTATCATATTATTCGTGGGACGTTAGATTGCGCCGGGGTTGATGGTAGAAGACGGTCTCGTTCAAAATATGGGACAAAGACCCCCAAATAA